A single genomic interval of Helianthus annuus cultivar XRQ/B chromosome 6, HanXRQr2.0-SUNRISE, whole genome shotgun sequence harbors:
- the LOC110865300 gene encoding probable WRKY transcription factor 41 yields the protein MNMNSSGNHQCLYSSKLTKGTDHCKMLDIDLNLPASSNETEELSTHNITNSDDEALSRHAGTGIRMSESLNGGPYNDDSDTKDSNKKDASRKQKSSSSSTVKWKHQVKVNREIGLEVPPNDGYMWRKYGQKEILNAKYHREYYRCTYRNTHGCCATKQVQRSSEDPSTFDITYLGKHTCPKISKTDHPSSATESGYGLINFSSTPESASRTSRTSDLLSSATQSSSRNSFELSNWPLRHN from the exons ATGAATATGAACTCATCAGGCAATCACCAGTGTCTGTATAGCAGCAAGTTAACGAAAGGTACAGATCATTGTAAGATGCTTGACATAGATCTAAATTTGCCAGCTTCTTCTAATGAAACGGAAGAACTGTCAACTCACAACATCACCAACTCTGATGATGAGGCCCTCTCACGGCATGCTGGAACGGGAATCAGAATGTCAGAATCGTTGAATGGCGGGCCATATAATGATGATTCGGACACCAAGGATTCTAATAAAAAAGATGCCTCTAGGAAGCA AAAAAGTAGCAGTAGTAGCACCGTTAAGTGGAAGCACCAAGTGAAGGTGAACCGGGAGATAGGGCTTGAAGTGCCCCCGAATGACGGTTATATGTGGAGGAAGTATGGCCAAAAGGAAATCCTTAATGCCAAATACCACAG AGAATATTACAGATGCACGTACCGTAACACACACGGTTGTTGTGCAACTAAACAAGTTCAAAGATCTAGCGAAGACCCGTCTACATTTGACATCACTTACCTCGGAAAACACACATGTCCCAAGATATCAAAAACTGATCATCCCTCATCTGCCACAGAATCCGGTTATGGCCTTATAAATTTTTCATCGACACCAGAATCTGCATCTAGAACTTCGAGAACCAGTGATCTATTATCATCTGCAACACAATCATCTTCCAGAAATTCTTTTGAACTATCAAATTGGCCTCTAAGACATAACTGA